A single Thermococcus celericrescens DNA region contains:
- a CDS encoding DUF257 family protein, with the protein MLSTERVYEYLDSVFFGDVILVENESPYGTALMTRLIAEYGRKKGVPVYVDDILDSLHVVREHLRFLGIDEDFTDVSVIKTGGVKSIGNVVARIGIESDAARYLNQHRAALKKAAPGKRYIHITLGIERLFAFFESKREFYMMTGAIKERLGDESHVSFYILNRSVVSALRTNPIPELEEIATTVVRIQLRNKRHALVFAKGPTLRIVDGDMIAYLDGSAR; encoded by the coding sequence ATGCTTTCCACGGAAAGGGTCTATGAGTACCTGGACAGCGTCTTTTTCGGCGATGTGATCCTAGTGGAGAACGAATCCCCCTACGGGACCGCTCTGATGACCCGCCTGATAGCGGAGTACGGAAGAAAGAAGGGGGTACCCGTTTACGTGGACGACATCCTGGACTCACTTCACGTAGTCAGGGAACATCTCCGATTCCTTGGAATAGATGAGGATTTTACAGACGTCAGCGTCATAAAAACAGGCGGGGTCAAGAGCATCGGAAACGTCGTGGCGAGGATAGGCATAGAGAGCGACGCCGCCAGGTATCTGAACCAGCACAGAGCGGCCCTCAAAAAAGCGGCCCCCGGCAAGAGGTACATACACATAACCCTCGGCATAGAGAGGCTGTTCGCATTCTTTGAAAGCAAACGCGAGTTCTACATGATGACCGGAGCCATAAAGGAGCGGCTTGGGGACGAGAGCCATGTCTCGTTCTACATACTGAACAGAAGTGTAGTTTCCGCCCTCAGAACCAACCCGATACCGGAGCTGGAGGAGATAGCCACAACCGTCGTAAGGATTCAGCTGCGGAACAAGCGGCACGCCCTCGTCTTCGCCAAGGGGCCTACCCTTCGGATAGTCGACGGCGACATGATAGCATACCTGGACGGGAGTGCAAGGTGA
- the rtcA gene encoding RNA 3'-terminal phosphate cyclase, with translation MIVIDGSYGEGGGQILRTAIALSVITGKPVKVVKIRANRPNPGLRPQHLHGILALKELSGARVKGAQVGSTLLEFVPGEAGPKRIRVPIKTAGSVTLVLQALLPAMAFIGGSFEITGGTDVPWSPPVDYLKNVTLYALGKMGIKAEMDLKRRGHYPKGGGLVTGRVEPWEERKPLKAIEWSRIERFAGISHATNLPPHVAERQARAAEERLEELYSAPVEIETEVSRSLGPGSGIVIWAETDSLRLGGDALGKRGKPAEVVGREAADELLDQLTGGKAVDRFLGDQLIPFLAFAGGEIGVTEITSHLVTNVWVVEQFLGKIFEVEGEIGEPGIVRVVKRAEV, from the coding sequence GTGATAGTGATAGACGGTTCCTACGGTGAGGGTGGAGGGCAGATACTGAGGACCGCCATAGCTCTCTCCGTCATCACCGGAAAGCCCGTTAAAGTCGTCAAGATTCGCGCTAACAGGCCAAACCCCGGTCTCAGACCGCAGCACCTCCACGGAATTCTGGCCCTGAAGGAGCTGAGCGGCGCGAGGGTTAAGGGTGCCCAGGTTGGCTCGACCCTTCTTGAGTTCGTCCCGGGGGAGGCAGGGCCAAAGCGCATCCGCGTTCCGATAAAGACCGCCGGCAGTGTGACCCTTGTCCTTCAGGCACTGCTGCCGGCGATGGCATTCATCGGTGGAAGCTTTGAGATAACCGGCGGAACTGACGTCCCCTGGAGCCCGCCGGTCGATTATCTGAAGAACGTAACGCTCTACGCCCTTGGGAAGATGGGGATTAAGGCCGAGATGGACCTCAAGAGGCGCGGCCACTACCCGAAGGGCGGCGGGCTGGTCACCGGGAGGGTCGAGCCCTGGGAGGAGAGGAAACCCCTGAAGGCCATTGAGTGGAGTAGGATAGAGCGCTTCGCAGGGATAAGCCATGCCACCAATCTACCCCCCCACGTCGCCGAGAGACAGGCGAGGGCTGCCGAGGAGAGGCTTGAGGAGCTTTACAGCGCCCCCGTGGAGATAGAGACCGAGGTATCGCGCTCCCTCGGGCCGGGAAGCGGTATCGTCATCTGGGCGGAAACCGATTCGCTGAGACTCGGCGGAGACGCCCTTGGAAAGCGCGGAAAGCCTGCCGAAGTTGTCGGCAGGGAAGCCGCCGATGAGCTCCTCGACCAGCTGACTGGTGGAAAAGCGGTTGACAGGTTCCTAGGCGACCAGCTGATACCGTTCCTGGCCTTCGCCGGCGGCGAGATAGGGGTAACGGAGATCACCAGCCACCTCGTCACAAACGTCTGGGTTGTGGAGCAGTTTCTGGGCAAGATCTTCGAGGTGGAGGGAGAAATCGGCGAACCCGGGATTGTGAGGGTGGTGAAGCGGGCGGAGGTTTAA
- the shyC gene encoding NAD(P)-dependent hydrogenase/sulfhydrogenase 2 subunit gamma has protein sequence MSENPYQTYDARILEVKDLTSREKLFTLRFLDPEVEAKFNFKPGQFVIVDIRGFGEFPISICSSPTRRGYLQLCIRKVGRMTKFVHKMKEGDVVGIRGPYGNGFPMEKMEGSNLILVAGGLGMAPLRSVLWYAIDTGKYENVWLLYGTKAYEDILFRDEIIHLLKHGEAMNCSVKLAYEVESPSCIYLEQGFSDRVCKGVVTDLFRGEEFDVNKAYALICGPPVMYKFVIRELLDRKLSPGRIYMTLERRMRCGVGKCGHCVVGTSVSMKYICQDGPVFTYWDALSTRGLI, from the coding sequence ATGAGCGAGAACCCGTACCAGACGTACGACGCAAGGATTCTCGAAGTGAAGGACTTAACGTCGAGGGAGAAGCTCTTCACACTGCGCTTCCTCGACCCCGAGGTTGAGGCCAAGTTCAACTTCAAGCCGGGGCAGTTCGTCATCGTTGACATCCGCGGCTTTGGAGAGTTCCCGATAAGCATCTGCTCCTCGCCCACGAGGAGGGGCTACCTCCAGCTCTGCATCAGAAAGGTCGGCAGGATGACCAAGTTCGTCCACAAGATGAAGGAAGGGGACGTCGTGGGGATCCGCGGGCCCTACGGAAACGGATTCCCCATGGAGAAGATGGAGGGCTCCAACCTGATACTCGTTGCAGGTGGCCTCGGGATGGCACCCCTCCGCTCGGTACTCTGGTACGCAATCGACACCGGCAAGTATGAGAACGTTTGGTTGCTCTACGGAACCAAAGCCTACGAGGACATACTGTTCCGCGACGAGATAATACACCTCCTGAAGCACGGCGAGGCCATGAACTGCTCGGTAAAGCTGGCATACGAGGTTGAGAGCCCATCGTGCATCTACCTCGAACAGGGCTTCTCAGACAGGGTGTGCAAAGGTGTCGTCACAGACCTCTTCAGGGGCGAGGAGTTCGACGTTAACAAGGCCTACGCCCTCATCTGCGGCCCGCCGGTTATGTACAAGTTCGTCATAAGGGAGCTCCTAGACAGAAAGCTCTCACCGGGCAGGATTTACATGACCCTAGAGAGGCGCATGCGCTGCGGAGTCGGCAAATGCGGCCACTGCGTCGTCGGAACCAGCGTCTCCATGAAGTACATCTGCCAAGACGGCCCGGTCTTCACGTACTGGGACGCTCTCTCCACGAGGGGGTTGATATGA
- the shyA gene encoding NAD(P)-dependent hydrogenase/sulfhydrogenase 2 subunit alpha: MIIELREFTRVEGNGKAEIVIEDGEVKDVRLKIIEGPRFFELLTLGRHYYDVPDLEARICAICYLSHSVASVLGIERAFGVEVPEEIALIRELGLIGELLESHALHLYLLVAPDVFGYPDAIRMATKHGELVKEGLALKGFGNRIRVMVGGREIHGINVKPGGFGRYPTVEELERVETESEALLRLARRAVRLFTQLDPYGAQAKHFVATDGYLWGEKLVSDEEGEFHYTERIEERSLVYSFAKQSRYKGEAFFVGALPRLLLKSEMLTPRAKRLFEEHRGKLETGYVSYNNLAQAIELVYSLERANEIAKTLLDRGIEGENIPVEPREGEGIGYVEAPRGVLIHHYRIDGSGNIAYSNIITPTALNHAMMEASLLEEARKLYGEADERAMIGRLEETVRAFDPCISCSVHLVKL; this comes from the coding sequence ATGATAATCGAACTCCGCGAGTTCACGAGGGTTGAGGGCAACGGAAAGGCCGAGATAGTCATCGAGGACGGCGAGGTAAAGGACGTCAGGCTTAAGATCATCGAGGGGCCGAGATTCTTCGAGCTTCTGACCCTTGGAAGGCACTACTACGACGTTCCTGACCTCGAGGCCAGGATATGCGCCATCTGCTACCTCTCCCACAGCGTCGCATCAGTCCTCGGGATAGAGCGGGCCTTCGGCGTTGAAGTCCCGGAGGAGATAGCCCTCATCAGGGAGCTCGGACTCATAGGCGAACTGCTTGAGAGCCACGCGCTACACCTGTACCTCCTCGTTGCGCCGGACGTGTTTGGCTATCCCGACGCCATAAGGATGGCCACGAAGCACGGGGAGCTGGTGAAAGAGGGCCTCGCCCTGAAGGGCTTCGGCAACAGGATAAGGGTGATGGTAGGCGGCAGGGAGATACACGGAATAAACGTCAAGCCCGGCGGCTTCGGCAGGTATCCAACGGTGGAGGAGCTCGAGAGGGTGGAGACGGAAAGCGAAGCCCTCCTCAGGCTGGCCAGGAGGGCTGTGAGGCTCTTCACTCAACTGGATCCCTACGGCGCCCAGGCAAAGCACTTCGTTGCCACCGACGGCTACCTCTGGGGCGAAAAGCTGGTCTCGGACGAGGAAGGGGAGTTCCACTACACAGAGAGGATAGAGGAACGCTCCCTCGTTTACAGCTTCGCCAAGCAAAGCCGCTACAAGGGCGAGGCCTTCTTCGTCGGAGCGCTGCCGAGGCTGCTCCTCAAGTCGGAGATGCTCACCCCCAGGGCCAAGAGGCTCTTTGAGGAGCACAGGGGAAAACTGGAGACCGGCTACGTCAGCTACAACAACCTGGCCCAGGCGATAGAGCTTGTCTACTCCCTCGAGAGGGCAAACGAGATAGCGAAGACCCTTCTCGACAGGGGCATCGAAGGGGAGAACATCCCGGTTGAGCCCCGGGAGGGCGAGGGGATAGGCTACGTCGAGGCCCCGAGGGGTGTTCTGATACACCACTACAGGATAGACGGAAGCGGCAACATCGCTTACTCCAACATAATAACCCCAACCGCGCTGAACCACGCGATGATGGAGGCCAGCCTGCTGGAAGAGGCAAGGAAATTGTACGGTGAGGCCGACGAGAGGGCGATGATAGGAAGGCTCGAGGAGACCGTCAGGGCATTCGACCCGTGCATCTCCTGCTCCGTGCACCTGGTGAAGCTCTGA
- a CDS encoding DUF257 family protein — MEQLEELFRIVDLVQSGESVLVKYHPSYAPEFLVLLLMEYGRKRDVPIVIDDNFDSLHVLQKHLRFWGIEEDFNDALVVKSGGRINVGNVIANVEFSSEPLVYIKKYEETMKNALAEINDSINIALGLERLFAFIHSPREYYLFITELQKMLGNTKRKAAYLMNTEVASTLEFNPLPELEYIASTVVEITPTPVSAKVTFLKTPVRELLGREYEVSLEVMLDAFHGKGL, encoded by the coding sequence ATGGAGCAGCTCGAGGAGCTTTTCAGGATAGTCGATCTGGTACAGTCCGGGGAGAGCGTTCTCGTGAAGTACCATCCATCCTACGCACCCGAGTTCCTCGTTCTTTTGCTGATGGAGTACGGGAGGAAGAGGGACGTCCCGATAGTCATAGACGATAATTTTGATTCCCTTCACGTGCTTCAGAAGCACCTCAGGTTCTGGGGAATCGAGGAGGATTTCAACGATGCACTCGTCGTGAAATCGGGCGGCAGGATAAACGTTGGAAACGTCATAGCCAACGTGGAGTTCAGCTCGGAGCCGCTTGTTTACATAAAAAAGTATGAAGAGACCATGAAAAATGCACTCGCCGAAATTAACGACTCCATAAACATTGCCCTCGGCCTAGAAAGGCTCTTTGCCTTTATCCACAGCCCCAGGGAGTACTATCTGTTCATAACTGAACTTCAGAAGATGCTCGGGAACACGAAGAGAAAGGCGGCGTACCTGATGAACACGGAGGTGGCCTCAACCCTGGAGTTCAACCCCCTGCCGGAGCTGGAGTACATAGCGAGCACCGTTGTGGAGATAACCCCCACCCCGGTCAGTGCAAAGGTCACCTTCCTGAAAACACCGGTAAGGGAACTCCTGGGGAGGGAGTACGAGGTGAGCCTGGAGGTGATGCTCGATGCTTTCCACGGAAAGGGTCTATGA
- the nuoE gene encoding NADH-quinone oxidoreductase subunit NuoE has translation MEASFDYMRSYPPEPSSLIPLLQRTQERFGYLPREALEEIANYVGVPLSRVYGVATFYAQFRFEPLGKYVVKICHGTACHVNGAVNISQAITEELGIEEGQTTEDGLVTLERVACLGCCSLAPVIMINDKVFGKLTPDKVRKLMRKLREGKLDV, from the coding sequence ATGGAAGCCTCGTTCGATTACATGCGCTCTTATCCGCCGGAACCGAGTTCCCTAATCCCTCTTCTCCAGAGAACCCAGGAGCGCTTCGGTTACCTTCCCAGGGAGGCCCTTGAGGAGATCGCGAACTACGTCGGTGTCCCGCTCAGCAGGGTCTACGGCGTCGCGACTTTCTACGCCCAGTTCCGCTTCGAGCCCCTCGGAAAATACGTCGTCAAAATCTGCCACGGAACAGCATGCCACGTCAACGGTGCCGTCAATATATCCCAGGCCATAACTGAGGAGCTTGGAATTGAAGAGGGGCAGACAACCGAGGACGGCCTCGTGACGCTTGAGCGCGTCGCCTGTCTCGGATGCTGCAGCTTGGCACCGGTCATAATGATAAACGACAAGGTCTTCGGCAAGCTCACGCCGGATAAAGTCAGGAAACTGATGAGAAAGCTCAGGGAGGGGAAGCTCGATGTCTGA
- the shyD gene encoding NAD(P)-dependent hydrogenase/sulfhydrogenase 2 subunit delta yields the protein MMDKLKLGVFELTDCGGCALNMLFLYEKLFDLLEFYEITEFHMATSLSEGNHYDVALVTGTVSTQRDLNLLKEARNHSEYLIALGTCATHGSVQASVELPIREKLKAVYGDDGNPMRALDSKPVVEYVAVDFALPGCPYDKNEVYQVLMDIAKGIEPVRKDYPVCLECKLNEYECVLVKKGLPCLGPITYGGCNAVCVRSGLGCIGCRGPLPGEVNPAGEYEILKELSYDDEYIVRKFKTFARWEP from the coding sequence ATGATGGACAAGCTCAAGTTGGGGGTTTTCGAGCTTACCGACTGCGGCGGCTGTGCCCTCAACATGCTCTTCCTCTACGAGAAGCTCTTCGACCTCCTCGAATTCTACGAGATAACCGAGTTCCACATGGCAACGAGCCTCAGCGAGGGGAACCACTACGACGTCGCCCTCGTAACCGGAACCGTCTCGACCCAGCGCGACCTGAACCTGCTCAAAGAGGCGAGAAACCACTCGGAGTACCTCATCGCCCTCGGAACCTGCGCAACCCACGGCTCGGTCCAGGCGAGCGTTGAACTCCCCATCAGGGAGAAGCTGAAGGCAGTCTATGGGGACGACGGCAACCCGATGCGCGCCCTCGACTCCAAGCCGGTCGTCGAATACGTAGCCGTTGATTTCGCCCTTCCTGGATGCCCGTACGACAAAAACGAGGTCTACCAGGTGCTCATGGACATAGCCAAGGGCATCGAGCCCGTCAGGAAGGACTACCCCGTCTGCCTTGAGTGCAAGCTCAACGAGTACGAGTGCGTGCTGGTAAAGAAAGGCCTCCCCTGCCTCGGCCCGATAACCTACGGCGGCTGCAACGCCGTCTGCGTGCGCTCGGGTCTGGGATGCATCGGCTGCCGCGGTCCGCTGCCCGGAGAAGTGAACCCTGCCGGGGAGTACGAGATACTCAAGGAGCTCAGCTACGATGATGAGTACATCGTAAGGAAGTTCAAGACCTTCGCGAGGTGGGAGCCATGA
- the pbp11 gene encoding tRNA-binding protein Pbp11, whose product MGILDRLFGRARNGGDVQIASRKPAGRFQVVGVTYVLGKQVLGGVVLEGVIYPGYKLKGGGIALVREIHLQNRKVDFVVEHDEAALVLEGTLKVKEGEIIEVYQS is encoded by the coding sequence ATGGGAATACTGGACCGGCTGTTCGGCAGGGCCAGAAACGGGGGAGATGTTCAGATCGCCTCCCGAAAGCCCGCGGGCAGGTTCCAGGTGGTTGGGGTAACATACGTCCTCGGAAAGCAGGTTTTGGGCGGCGTTGTGCTTGAGGGCGTCATATACCCAGGCTACAAGCTCAAGGGTGGGGGAATAGCGCTCGTGAGGGAGATACACCTCCAGAACAGGAAGGTAGATTTCGTCGTGGAGCACGACGAAGCGGCCCTGGTTCTCGAGGGAACGCTGAAGGTCAAAGAGGGTGAAATCATAGAAGTTTACCAGTCGTGA
- a CDS encoding TatD family hydrolase, translated as MIIWDDHFHVDPYKGLFLEAVRQFHRAGGTHLVVVYKTAHDYGFPGLNAEDFMRAMDFHIGLVERINEETPVKAYAVVGVHPAEFVYLAEQKGLEYAKNEVMKALEYAQRLCLEGKAIAIGEIGRPHYEVSEEIWNASIELMKYGMSLAKEADCAVQLHTESFDEEKFRELGEYVREVGIKPYKVVKHFSPPLVKVAEEVGVFPSIIASKKNIKAAIEQGNRFMMETDYIDDKRRPGAVLGPKTVPKRTKAFLQNGLFTEEDVYKIHVENPRKVYEVEVEED; from the coding sequence ATGATAATCTGGGACGACCACTTCCACGTTGACCCATACAAGGGCCTCTTTCTTGAGGCCGTGAGGCAGTTCCACAGGGCAGGAGGGACACATCTCGTCGTCGTCTACAAAACCGCCCACGACTACGGCTTCCCGGGACTGAATGCGGAGGACTTCATGAGGGCAATGGACTTCCACATCGGGCTCGTCGAGAGAATCAACGAGGAAACGCCCGTCAAGGCCTATGCCGTCGTTGGTGTGCACCCTGCGGAGTTCGTTTATCTTGCGGAGCAGAAAGGCCTTGAATACGCCAAAAACGAGGTCATGAAGGCCCTCGAATACGCCCAGAGGCTCTGCCTTGAGGGGAAGGCCATAGCCATAGGCGAGATAGGCAGGCCGCACTACGAGGTGAGCGAAGAAATCTGGAACGCCAGCATCGAGCTGATGAAGTACGGGATGAGCCTTGCCAAGGAAGCCGACTGCGCGGTTCAGCTCCACACCGAGAGCTTCGACGAGGAGAAGTTCAGGGAGCTTGGGGAGTACGTGAGGGAAGTTGGAATAAAGCCGTATAAGGTCGTCAAACACTTCTCGCCGCCCCTCGTGAAGGTGGCCGAGGAGGTCGGAGTCTTCCCGAGCATAATAGCCAGCAAGAAGAACATTAAAGCGGCAATAGAGCAGGGAAACAGGTTCATGATGGAGACGGACTACATAGACGACAAGAGACGGCCGGGAGCGGTTCTCGGGCCGAAGACCGTGCCGAAGAGAACGAAGGCATTCCTCCAGAACGGCTTATTCACAGAGGAGGACGTTTACAAGATCCACGTGGAGAACCCGAGAAAGGTATATGAGGTAGAGGTTGAGGAGGATTAA
- the nuoF gene encoding NADH-quinone oxidoreductase subunit NuoF, whose product MSEIKAIAVGMNSCGIAAGARETYEAIKAELEKRNLDVKLKIVGCVGMCYREPLVDIITDDEIITYGHVDPKKVPRIIEEHVINGRPVEEWIVKRDWWENGERKTWDVDGYFAKQKKIVLENSGYIDPENIDEYIQTGGYEALKKALTMEPEEIIDVIMKSGLRGRGGAGFPTGLKWKFAREAKGDVKYIVCNADEGDPGAFMDRNVLEGDPHRVIEGMIIGAYAIGATKGFIYVRAEYPLAIRRLKIALKQARERGFLCENILGSGFSFDIVIKEGAGAFVCGEETALIASIEGKRGMPRPRPPYPAQKGLWGKPTNINNVETWANVPWIIKHGWEAYASIGTEKSKGTKVFALSGKIKHGGNVEVPMGMTLREILYEIGGGTKTGKRIKAVQLGGPSGGCIPEYLFDTPVDYESVNATGAIMGSGGMVVMDEDTCMVDVAKFFLDFTVKESCGKCTFCRLGTKRMWEILDKFTKGEAAEEDLEKLERLAYQVKAGSLCGLGQTAPNPVLTTLRYFRNEYLAHIEGRCPAKVCKPLIKYVIIADKCTGCTACAIFCPVKAISGERLKPHVINQEECIKCGTCYEVCRFNAIEIVDAGGE is encoded by the coding sequence ATGTCTGAAATCAAAGCCATAGCGGTCGGCATGAACTCCTGCGGGATAGCCGCCGGCGCGAGAGAAACCTACGAGGCCATAAAGGCTGAGCTTGAGAAGAGAAACCTCGACGTGAAGCTCAAGATAGTCGGCTGCGTCGGTATGTGCTACCGCGAGCCCCTCGTTGACATAATTACCGATGATGAGATAATCACATACGGCCACGTCGACCCGAAGAAGGTTCCGAGGATTATAGAGGAGCACGTCATCAACGGAAGGCCCGTCGAGGAGTGGATAGTCAAGCGCGACTGGTGGGAGAACGGCGAGAGGAAAACCTGGGACGTTGATGGCTACTTCGCCAAGCAGAAGAAGATAGTGCTCGAAAACTCCGGCTACATAGACCCCGAGAACATCGACGAGTACATCCAGACTGGCGGCTACGAGGCGCTGAAAAAGGCCCTCACGATGGAGCCGGAGGAGATAATAGACGTCATCATGAAGTCCGGCCTGAGGGGGAGGGGCGGAGCAGGATTCCCGACCGGCCTGAAGTGGAAGTTCGCGAGGGAAGCCAAGGGCGACGTCAAGTACATCGTGTGCAACGCCGACGAGGGCGACCCCGGAGCCTTCATGGACAGGAACGTCCTTGAGGGCGACCCGCACAGGGTAATCGAGGGCATGATAATCGGCGCCTATGCGATTGGAGCAACCAAGGGCTTTATCTACGTCCGCGCCGAGTACCCGCTCGCCATAAGGAGGCTGAAGATAGCGCTGAAGCAGGCGCGCGAGAGGGGCTTCCTCTGTGAGAACATCCTCGGAAGCGGGTTCTCCTTCGACATCGTCATCAAGGAAGGTGCCGGAGCGTTCGTCTGCGGTGAGGAAACCGCTTTGATAGCCTCGATAGAGGGCAAGCGCGGAATGCCGAGGCCGAGGCCGCCTTATCCGGCCCAAAAGGGTCTCTGGGGCAAGCCCACCAACATCAACAACGTGGAAACGTGGGCGAACGTGCCGTGGATAATCAAGCACGGCTGGGAAGCCTACGCCTCGATAGGAACCGAGAAGAGCAAGGGAACGAAGGTCTTCGCCCTTTCAGGTAAGATAAAGCACGGCGGAAACGTCGAAGTGCCTATGGGAATGACGCTGAGGGAGATACTCTACGAGATAGGCGGGGGAACTAAGACCGGCAAGAGGATTAAAGCCGTTCAGCTCGGCGGTCCGTCGGGCGGCTGCATCCCGGAGTACCTCTTCGACACGCCCGTTGACTACGAGAGCGTGAACGCTACTGGCGCGATAATGGGGAGCGGCGGAATGGTCGTCATGGACGAGGACACCTGTATGGTCGACGTCGCCAAGTTCTTCCTCGACTTCACGGTGAAGGAGTCCTGCGGAAAGTGCACCTTCTGCCGTTTGGGTACCAAAAGGATGTGGGAGATCCTCGACAAGTTCACCAAGGGCGAGGCAGCGGAGGAAGACCTCGAAAAGCTCGAACGGCTTGCCTATCAGGTCAAAGCGGGTTCGCTCTGCGGCCTCGGACAGACCGCCCCGAATCCTGTTCTCACAACGCTCCGCTACTTCAGGAACGAATACCTGGCCCACATCGAAGGACGCTGTCCTGCCAAGGTCTGCAAGCCGCTCATCAAGTATGTCATCATCGCCGACAAGTGCACCGGCTGTACGGCATGTGCGATCTTCTGTCCGGTGAAGGCGATAAGCGGCGAGAGGCTCAAGCCCCACGTCATCAACCAGGAGGAGTGCATCAAGTGCGGAACCTGCTACGAGGTGTGCCGGTTCAATGCCATAGAGATAGTCGATGCGGGGGGTGAGTGA
- the shyB gene encoding NAD(P)-dependent hydrogenase/sulfhydrogenase 2 subunit beta, with amino-acid sequence MRYIKLPSENFGKFFKSLGEWGTLYAPVKRGGIYSFQEVHDPAEIALDYNRTMLPPKKFFFRPKEAILRLKNGRWEEEVEAEPTVLFGLHSCDIHGLKILDKIYLDEPADPYYKSRREKTLIIGISCMPDEYCFCKSLGTHFAMDGFDLFLHELPDGWLVRIGSVRGHEIVWENGELFEEVTDEDLANFKEFEEKRAKAFQKELPQEGLADMLDLAYNSPVWKKYADICLTCGNCNMVCPTCRCYEVCDRWMDAYSSVRERRYDSCFMENHGLVAGGHNFRPTRLDRFRHRYYCKSYFDPTAGYNCVGCGRCDEFCPAKIEHVKVLEEVRGSLK; translated from the coding sequence TTGAGATATATAAAATTGCCCTCCGAAAACTTTGGGAAGTTCTTCAAGTCCCTTGGGGAATGGGGTACCTTGTATGCCCCGGTCAAAAGAGGGGGCATCTATTCTTTCCAAGAAGTGCACGACCCGGCGGAGATAGCGCTGGACTACAACAGAACCATGCTTCCGCCGAAGAAGTTTTTCTTCAGACCCAAAGAGGCTATTCTCAGGCTGAAAAACGGCCGCTGGGAGGAAGAAGTCGAAGCAGAACCGACGGTTCTCTTCGGGCTCCACTCCTGTGACATTCACGGTCTTAAGATACTCGACAAGATATACCTCGACGAGCCGGCCGATCCGTACTACAAGAGCAGGCGCGAGAAGACTTTAATAATAGGAATAAGCTGTATGCCCGACGAGTACTGCTTCTGCAAGAGCCTCGGGACGCACTTCGCAATGGACGGCTTCGACCTGTTTCTCCACGAGCTTCCCGACGGCTGGCTGGTCAGAATCGGGAGCGTCCGCGGCCACGAGATAGTCTGGGAGAACGGTGAGCTGTTCGAGGAGGTGACCGACGAAGACCTCGCCAACTTCAAAGAGTTTGAGGAGAAGCGCGCGAAAGCCTTCCAGAAGGAGCTTCCACAGGAAGGCCTCGCCGACATGCTCGATTTAGCGTACAACAGCCCCGTGTGGAAGAAGTACGCGGACATCTGTCTCACCTGCGGCAACTGCAACATGGTCTGCCCGACGTGCCGCTGCTACGAGGTCTGCGACCGCTGGATGGACGCCTACAGCTCGGTGCGCGAGAGGCGCTACGACTCATGCTTCATGGAGAACCATGGACTCGTTGCTGGAGGCCACAACTTCAGGCCTACGCGATTGGACCGCTTCAGGCACAGATACTACTGCAAGAGCTACTTCGACCCCACGGCGGGCTACAACTGCGTCGGCTGCGGCCGTTGCGACGAGTTCTGCCCGGCGAAGATAGAGCACGTTAAGGTTCTTGAAGAGGTAAGGGGGTCCCTGAAATGA